AAATATGTCCAATAGCTGCCCCTCTTGTAGCACCTGAAAATCTTCCGTCTGTTATAAGAGCTACTTTTTCACCTAAGCCCATACCAATGATAGCAGATGTAGGGGATAGCATTTCCCTCATACCTGGACCACCTTTTGGCCCTTCATAACGAATAACAACTACCTCACCTTCAACAACCTCACCACCGTAGATGGCTTTTACAGCATCTTCTTCTTTATTAAAGACTCTTGCTGGACCTTTGTGTACTAACATCTTAGGCAGTACTGCTGCCTTTTTACAAACAGATCCATCCGGTGCTAAATTACCATATAATAAAGAAATGCCTCCTGTCTCTGAATAAGGATTGTCCATTGAACGAATAACATCTGTATTTGTCACCTTTGCATTGGCTACATTCTCTGATATTTTTTTGCCAGTTGCTGTTAAGGCATCTTGCAACAATCCAGCCTCCATCAGTTGTCCCATCAATGCTGTAATTCCACCTGCTCTATGTAAATCTGCTGGGAAATGTGCTCCAGCTGGCTTTAGCTTTACTAAATGAGGTGTTTTGGCACATACTTCCTCCACCATCTTCATATCAAATTCCACTTCTGCTTCATTTGCCACTGCTGGTAAGTGAATCAATGTATTACTAGAACCACCGATGGCCATGTCTACTACTAATGCATTATAAAAGGCCTCTTTGGTTAAAATATCTTTAGGTGTTATGTTTTTCTCATAAAGTTCCATAATCTTCATGCCGGTTTCTTTTGCCAAAGCAATCCTTCTTCCTGATGTAGCAGGGATCGTGCTTCCCGGTAAGGTTAAACCTAGAGCTTCTGATAAGAAGTTCATAGAGTTGGCTGTTCCTAAAATGTTACATGCGCCACATCCTGGTAATGCATTTTGTTCAAACTCAGCCAGTTCTTCCTTCGTCATAAGCTCTCTTTGTACTAAACCTTGGGCCTCCATCAAATCTGTATAGCCCACCTCTTCTCCACAATGGAAGCCTGTCTGCATTGGGCCCCCACTAATCATAATAGCAGGAATATTTAACCTAGCTGCAGCCATAAGCATACCAGGTGTGATTTTATCACATTCTGTTATTAGTACCATGGCATCATAGGAATGACCATTCACCATACATTCAATAGAATCACATATCAACTCTCTACTGGCTAAAGGGTAATGCATGCCATAGTTACCTTGGGCAATACCATCACACAAGGCAATGGTTGGAAATTCAATAGGTGTTCCCCCTGCTGCTAGGATTCCCTCCTTTACTGCTTTTGCTATAGTATCTAGATGTACATGGCCAGGCATTGTCTCATTGTGACTATTTACAACAGCGACTAACGGCTTGTCTAATTGTTCTGGTAAATAACCCATAGCATAGTATAAGGCTCTATGGGTTGCTCTTTCTAAACCTTTTGTTGTGGTATGACTTCTCATGATAGTTCCTCCTTTAATGTTTTATATACTTATCCTTTAACTTAAATAAATCCAGTGTGCTAATTTACGATTCAACCCCATTAACTTAAAACACTTGGTAACCACATAATAATATCTGAAAAATAAGTTAGTAGTAACAAAACCAGTGTTTCTGCAAATAAAAACGGAAGAATTCTTTTACTAATCTGTTCCAGGGTTATTTTTGAGATTTCAGTGGCTACGAATAAGTTTACTGCCATAGGTGGTGTGATCATTCCTATAGAAGTATTAATAATCATAATGATTCCTAGTGCAACTGGATGAATGCCTAATTGTGCAGCTAATGGTAATAGCATAGGTGTCATTAATAAAATAATAGATTGTGTCTCTAAAAAGCATCCTAAAAGCAATAGAACGACATTAATCATAAACAGTATTAAGAACCTGTTTTGCAGTGTTCCTAACATGGTCTGCGCAATTTGTGTTGGTAAGCCTGCACTAGTCATCAACCAGGAGAAGGGGGCAGATAAAGCCACAATAAATAACACAACAGCTGTACTGGTGGCAGACTTAGAAAAAATCTTTGGTAAATCTTTATAGCTTATTTCTTTATAAATATATCGGCTAACAATCAACGCATAGATACAAGAAACTGACGAGGCTTCTGTTGGGGTGAAAATTCCGCCATAGATGCCACCTAATATGATTACAGGCATCAATAGTGCCCAAATAGCATCTTTGAAGGCCAAACCAAATGCCTTCAGGCTAAATATACTTTGATCTTTTTCTTCATACTGTCTACAGGTGATAATGCTGGTGATAATAATGCCACTTGCCAATAATAAACCTGGAATAATCCCTGCTATAAACATCGTACCAACAGATACTGAAGCTGTTACCCCATAGGTAACCATAGAAATACTTGGAGGAATAATTACCCCTAAAGTACCAGAAGATGCAGCAATAGCTGCCGCTTTATCCTTGGGATATCCTACCTTCACCATTTCTGGAACCATCAACCCCCCAATTGCAGCTACAGTAGCGGGATTCGAACCGGATATAGCCCCAAAAAAGGCTGAAGCTGCAGTGGTAATAATTGCTAAGCTGGCGGGTAGTTTTCCTAAAATCATTTTTGAGAAACTGATAAGTCTTTTGGAGATTCCTCCTTTTTCCATCAAATTCCCGGCTAATATAAAGAAAGGAACTGCCATAAAGGGAAAGTTATCTACCGCCGTAAACATTCTTTGAACAATCACCAGCAAAGGTGTAAAA
The sequence above is drawn from the Clostridium formicaceticum genome and encodes:
- a CDS encoding TRAP transporter large permease translates to MTVALFGTLFLMLLLTVPIAISMGVAVLVALYTSDAFTPLLVIVQRMFTAVDNFPFMAVPFFILAGNLMEKGGISKRLISFSKMILGKLPASLAIITTAASAFFGAISGSNPATVAAIGGLMVPEMVKVGYPKDKAAAIAASSGTLGVIIPPSISMVTYGVTASVSVGTMFIAGIIPGLLLASGIIITSIITCRQYEEKDQSIFSLKAFGLAFKDAIWALLMPVIILGGIYGGIFTPTEASSVSCIYALIVSRYIYKEISYKDLPKIFSKSATSTAVVLFIVALSAPFSWLMTSAGLPTQIAQTMLGTLQNRFLILFMINVVLLLLGCFLETQSIILLMTPMLLPLAAQLGIHPVALGIIMIINTSIGMITPPMAVNLFVATEISKITLEQISKRILPFLFAETLVLLLLTYFSDIIMWLPSVLS
- the ilvD gene encoding dihydroxy-acid dehydratase, with product MRSHTTTKGLERATHRALYYAMGYLPEQLDKPLVAVVNSHNETMPGHVHLDTIAKAVKEGILAAGGTPIEFPTIALCDGIAQGNYGMHYPLASRELICDSIECMVNGHSYDAMVLITECDKITPGMLMAAARLNIPAIMISGGPMQTGFHCGEEVGYTDLMEAQGLVQRELMTKEELAEFEQNALPGCGACNILGTANSMNFLSEALGLTLPGSTIPATSGRRIALAKETGMKIMELYEKNITPKDILTKEAFYNALVVDMAIGGSSNTLIHLPAVANEAEVEFDMKMVEEVCAKTPHLVKLKPAGAHFPADLHRAGGITALMGQLMEAGLLQDALTATGKKISENVANAKVTNTDVIRSMDNPYSETGGISLLYGNLAPDGSVCKKAAVLPKMLVHKGPARVFNKEEDAVKAIYGGEVVEGEVVVIRYEGPKGGPGMREMLSPTSAIIGMGLGEKVALITDGRFSGATRGAAIGHISPEAADGGPIALIENGDIISIDIPKGILTLEVSDEELAKRKENWVMEKPPVKKGSYLDRYSKLVDSAMTGAIFKR